In one Methanofollis sp. genomic region, the following are encoded:
- a CDS encoding CPBP family intramembrane glutamic endopeptidase — translation MTPYDPASPSTARREVLLFLLLTFALSSVGWALTTGSTTRESILLFTLVTMWCPGIAAVLTRLYVQRDLKGFGFRVGDIRWPLVGIFLPIAIGLLMFGAVWATGIGAFDTGSAATVFSLAFVPAFLVAILLNLFAAAGEEIGWRGLLVPEMAKFMGFTELALLSGGIWTAWHLPMILFSTYHGAGPLWFSIAVFIPSVMGAGLVLAWLTLKSGSVVPAILFHGFWNYFIQQFYPALTVQTAGTEMILGEFGWASPAIYVVLALIFWHYRGLLPGAGR, via the coding sequence ATGACACCGTATGACCCCGCCTCCCCGTCGACAGCACGGAGAGAGGTGCTCCTCTTTCTCCTCCTCACCTTTGCCCTGAGCAGCGTCGGGTGGGCCCTCACGACCGGAAGCACGACCCGGGAGAGCATCCTCCTCTTCACCCTCGTCACCATGTGGTGCCCCGGCATCGCCGCGGTCCTCACGCGCCTGTACGTCCAGCGGGACCTGAAGGGCTTCGGCTTTCGCGTCGGCGACATCCGCTGGCCGCTGGTCGGGATATTCCTCCCCATCGCCATCGGCCTCCTGATGTTCGGCGCCGTCTGGGCGACCGGCATCGGTGCGTTCGACACCGGGAGCGCCGCGACGGTCTTCAGCCTCGCCTTCGTCCCCGCCTTCCTCGTCGCCATCCTCCTCAACCTCTTCGCCGCCGCCGGCGAGGAGATCGGGTGGCGGGGCCTCCTTGTCCCGGAGATGGCGAAGTTCATGGGCTTCACCGAACTCGCCCTCCTCTCCGGCGGCATCTGGACGGCATGGCACCTCCCCATGATCCTCTTCTCCACCTACCACGGCGCAGGCCCCCTCTGGTTCTCGATCGCCGTCTTCATCCCCTCGGTCATGGGTGCCGGCCTCGTCCTTGCCTGGCTCACCCTGAAGTCGGGGAGCGTCGTCCCGGCCATCCTCTTCCACGGTTTCTGGAACTACTTCATCCAGCAGTTCTACCCGGCCCTCACCGTGCAGACGGCAGGGACGGAGATGATCCTCGGCGAGTTCGGCTGGGCCTCGCCGGCGATCTACGTCGTCCTGGCCCTGATCTTCTGGCACTATCGGGGCCTCCTGCCGGGTGCCGGGAGATAA
- a CDS encoding GNAT family protein — MRCETPSSVLRGWAPEDAPALARHADNPAVACHMRDAFPHPYTRRDAETFIAMAAHTPSALMLAIEVDGEAVGGIGIHPLLDVYRGTAEIGYWLSEEYWGRGIATDAVRAVVPLAFDLFPIVRLQAGIFENNPASMRVLEKCGFVREAVHRSAVTKGGVVMDEYLYALVT, encoded by the coding sequence ATGCGCTGCGAAACCCCCTCGTCCGTCCTCCGCGGCTGGGCCCCTGAGGACGCCCCCGCCCTCGCCCGCCATGCCGACAACCCCGCGGTCGCCTGCCATATGCGGGACGCGTTCCCCCACCCCTACACCCGCAGGGATGCGGAGACCTTCATCGCCATGGCGGCGCACACCCCCTCGGCCCTCATGCTGGCTATCGAGGTGGACGGCGAGGCCGTGGGCGGCATCGGCATCCACCCGCTCCTCGATGTCTATCGCGGGACCGCCGAGATCGGGTACTGGCTTTCTGAGGAGTACTGGGGCAGGGGGATCGCGACCGATGCGGTGCGGGCGGTCGTCCCTCTGGCCTTCGACCTCTTTCCCATCGTCCGCCTGCAGGCCGGGATCTTCGAGAACAACCCGGCGTCGATGCGGGTGCTGGAGAAGTGCGGTTTCGTGCGGGAGGCGGTCCACAGGTCGGCGGTCACGAAGGGCGGCGTC